A DNA window from Palaemon carinicauda isolate YSFRI2023 chromosome 39, ASM3689809v2, whole genome shotgun sequence contains the following coding sequences:
- the LOC137631251 gene encoding uncharacterized protein translates to MEEISSCEDVPPNERKYFRMEEIGSCEVVPPNERKYFRMEEISSCEDVPPNERFRMEEISSCEDVPPNERKYLCMEEISSCEDVPPNEGKYFRKEEISSCEDVPPNERKYFRMEEISSCEDVPPNERKYFRNKELFPLEIQATFRNGSKWCSVNFATLVFEIRERRRLHDEATGNTRGEDRECVVPGATGQKERDFCTLETWRRTTTQTGSML, encoded by the exons atggaagaaattagctcgtgtgaagacgtgcctcctaacgagcggaaatatttccgtatggaagAAATTGGCTCTTGTGAAGtggtgcctcctaacgagcggaaatatttccgtatggaagAAATTAGCTCTTGTGAAGACGTGCCTCCTAACGAGCGTTTCCGTATGGAAGAAATTAGCTCTTGTGAAGacgtgcctcctaacgagcggaaatatttatgTATGGAAGAAATTAGCTCTTGTGAAGACGTGCCTCCTAACGAGGGGAAATATTTCCGTAAGGAAGAAATTAGCTCTTGTGAAGacgtgcctcctaacgagcggaaatatttccgtatggaagAAATTAGCTCTTGTGAAGatgtgcctcctaacgagcggaaatatttcc GAAATAAGGAGCTGTTTCCCTTGGAAATACAAGCTACTTTCAGGAACGGGAGCAAATGGTGTTCTGTGAATTTCGC AACGCTGGTCTTTGAGATTCGGGAGCGCCGCCGGTTACACGACGAAGCCACTGGGAATACAAGAGGCGAGGACAGAGAATGCGTAGTACCTGGAGCTACAGGACAGAAGGAAAGAGACTTCTGTACTCTAGAGACCTGGAGACGAACAACAACTCAGACAGGATCAATGCtctga